Within the Butyrivibrio sp. AE3004 genome, the region TCAGATTTTGAAATCCATAACTGCAATGCCTGATGAAGCTGCTGACAAAGAAGCAATCAGTCTTATAAATGAGTGCAGGGAAAACGGTGACTCTGTCGGCGGAACAATTGAATGTAAAATTTCCGGATTACCGGTAGGTATAGGTGAACCGGTCTTTGATAAGCTTGATGCAATGCTCTCTCACGCCATAATGAGTATCGGTGCCGTAAAAGCAGTAGAAATTGGCGACGGAATTCTTGTATCTTCTTCATATGGAAGCACAAATAATGATGCCTTTTGTTCTGACTCTGATCATAATATTATAAAAATGACAAATCATTCAGGCGGAATACTAGGTGGCATGAGTGACGGGTCTGAAATAATTCTCAGAGCTCATATAAAGCCCACTCCCAGCATATCCAAATCACAGAGCACTGTAAAACGTGATGGTTCTGAAATTGAAGTTAACATCAAAGGCCGTCATGATCCTGTTGTTGTTCCAAGAGCCGTAGTTGTTGTTGAATGTATGTGTGCATTTACCGTACTTGACCTTCTTATGTCAAACATGCATGCAAAAGCATCGAGTCTGATTGATTTTTATAAGAAATGATTTTTTATTTGCATCCTGTGATAAATACATGGTTTTATCCTATAGTATCAAAACAGGCTGCCGCAATGTTGCGGCAGCCTGCTTTTTATTACCTTATCTTACTTTTATTCTCTCTCCAAGTTTATGGAAAATAATGCAGTTCGGTCTGTCTACTTTAAGTTCGGGACCATTCATTACAAGAGTATTATTATCAAAGTTGATATTAAAGAATGTCATTGTGTTTGATTCCTGATTAAGTGAAACAAGATGCTTGTTATCAGGGAAAAGGCATGCATCCTTCGGATACTCACCTGATATAGGAAGCTCAATCTTCTTGGTAAGAAGACCTGTTTCCTTATCAACTTTGTAAACTATAACATTGTTCTCTCCTGCCACTGAACTTACAAGATAGTTGTAGTCATCAGAAAACTTAAGAGCACTGCTTGCTACACCTATTGTGTCCTGTTCATCAGAATTCTGCACAGATTGAATTTCTTCAAATGAAGGAATTCCCTTCTCTTCTGTGTACATATAAACATTTATGCTGCACTGCTGCTCAAATACAACATAAAGAAATCTACCGTCTTTTGAAAACTGCATATGACGCGGTGATGATTCCTGATCGCAATGAATAACATCAATATCGGAAATTTTACC harbors:
- a CDS encoding lactonase family protein, whose product is MSKENDKYVAYVASYTSGSKENYGIRIYDVDMKNGRMTEKEKVKITNSSYIVLSHSKETLYSITDAGVEAYHIEDDGSLTILNKASINGMRGCYINMDQYDRFLVCAGYHDGKVTILELKEDGSIGDITDEKFHKGLGTIAGRNHTPHVQCIKVTKDNKYLLAADLGMDRVNVYRFDTEHGKISDIDVIHCDQESSPRHMQFSKDGRFLYVVFEQQCSINVYMYTEEKGIPSFEEIQSVQNSDEQDTIGVASSALKFSDDYNYLVSSVAGENNVIVYKVDKETGLLTKKIELPISGEYPKDACLFPDNKHLVSLNQESNTMTFFNINFDNNTLVMNGPELKVDRPNCIIFHKLGERIKVR
- the aroC gene encoding chorismate synthase translates to MSGSVFGNNITMTTWGESHGKALGVVLDGFPAGMELSESDIQVFMDRRKPGSSQITTPRKEADEVEILSGIFEGKTTGTPISLIVKNTSQRSGDYSEIAQYYRPGHADFCFDKKYGFRDYRGGGRSSGRETIGRVASGAICSKLLKEMGIEITAYTKSIGDVVANTSNIDRAQILKSITAMPDEAADKEAISLINECRENGDSVGGTIECKISGLPVGIGEPVFDKLDAMLSHAIMSIGAVKAVEIGDGILVSSSYGSTNNDAFCSDSDHNIIKMTNHSGGILGGMSDGSEIILRAHIKPTPSISKSQSTVKRDGSEIEVNIKGRHDPVVVPRAVVVVECMCAFTVLDLLMSNMHAKASSLIDFYKK